CGGTCGATCCCCGCCTGATCGCTACAGTCCCAGCCGATCAGCGCCTCACAGATAACCTCATTGACATTGGCAACCGCTTTTTCGACACCCTTGCCAAGATAGCGGCTTTTGTCACCGTCACGCAGTTCGATCGCCTCACGTTCGCCGGTCGAGGCACCACTGGGAATGGCGGCCCGTCCCATCACGCCGCTTTCGAGGTAAACTTCAACTTCTACCGTCGGGTTGCCACGGGAATCAAGAATTTCTCGGGCATAAATGTCAATGATTTCACTCATCGCGTCTTATTCTCCCTGCTTGGGTTAATGTCAGCGCAACCGTATGTCACACGCGGTTTTATACCATAATCGGCGGAAATTGAAAGTTTTTTCTGGTTTTACGTCAAAGCAAAAAGAATTGATTTTAGAGGTGCGGAGTGATATCAGTATGTGTTGGCACTATTGGCAGAGGAAGGACAACGTTTGGGGAACAATAATAATGAGAAGTTTGCCAGTACCGATCCGGCACTGGCAGGTCTTCTCTTCGGACAGCAAAATCAGCATCTGAAGAAGATTGAACGTCTGCTGGACGTGCGCATCAGTTCGAACGGTCTTGATGTCTCGATTACGGGCGATGCTGCACAGGCCAAAATTGCCCGACGATTACTCGAAGAACTACAGTCACTTCTGGTTGCCGGGTATCCGCTCTATCCGGCCGATATCGATTATGCCGTGCGCGTTCTCTGTCAGGATTCCAGTGCCCGACTCAAAGAAATTTTCCTCGACACCGTTTTTGTCTCGGCACGCAACAAGATCATTGCTCCCAAAAGTCTGGCGCAAAAAAGTTATCTTGACGCCATGCGTTCATTCGATGTGGTCTTTGGCGTCGGGCCGGCCGGTACCGGGAAAACCTACCTGGCCATGGCCACGGCAGTCGCCTATTTAAAAAAGAAAGAAGTGAGCCGGATACTGCTGGCACGACCGGCCGTTGAAGCGGGGGAACGGCTTGGTTTTTTGCCGGGGGACATTGCCGAGAAGGTCAATCCTTATCTGCGGCCGCTCTATGATGCGTTATTTGATATGCTGGGGCTGGAGCAAGGGCAGGAGCTGATTGAAAAAGGGGTTGTGGAGGTCGCGCCGTTGGCGTTTATGCGCGGGCGAACCTTGAATGATGCCTTTGTTATCCTCGATGAGGCCCAGAATACCACGGCTGAACAGATGAAAATGTTTCTCACCCGGATCGGGCTTGGCAGTCGCGCGGTAATTACCGGGGATATTACCCAGATCGATTTGCCGACCGGAAAGGGCTCCGGTCTGGTCGAAGCCCGACGCATCTTGCAAGGGGTTGACGGAATCAGCTTTAATTACTTTACGGATCAGGATGTTGTGCGCCATCCGATCGTACAATCGATTGTGCAGGCGTATGAACGCGATCAACGTAGCATTCGAAAAAAAAGTGATGCTTTTTCATGATGATGACAAAAAACGAGCGTAAAGCGGAAAAAGAAAGCCCGTTGAAGATCTGGTGGGCTGGCTTCTGGCGTGAGAAGGCGGGGCCAGAAAGTCGCTCTCAGCGGTATTTTCTGTTGTTTCTGCTCACCTTTTTTCTGACCTGGGTCATCCTTCCCAAAGGAGGCTTTGCGCCGGTCCATTATGCGCCGGGAGATGTTGCGTCACGCGACGTCAAGGCTCCGCTAGAAATGTTGATTCCTGATGAAGGGTTGACCGCCAAGAAACGCCAGGAGGCGGCTGACGCGGTTCGTCCGTTATACGATTACGATGCGCGCGCCGGGACAGAGCTTGAAAAGAAATTGATTCAGATCCTTCGCCTGGTGGCGGCTGAAAGTGCCCCTGGAGAGAAGAATTTTGAAGCGTTGGCGCAGCAGGTTACCGTGCTGCTCGGTGACTCCTTGAGTATTGAAGAAATTCGCTGGCTTGACGGCTTGCCGAAGACGCCTGAATTTATTGAGGCGGTGCGCACGGCGATCAATGCGGTGCTACGAAGCAAGATTGTTACCAATCGCCGACTTTTCAGCGCCGACGTCGAACGTGGTGTCGTGCTGCGCAATCTTCAATCGCAGCAGGAGGACGTGGTCAAGGGTGGGGAAGGAATCCTTGACCTGGCCTCTGCCCAGACGTTGCTGCAAGAGCGCTTGACGCAGATCGACGGTCTGAGCCGGGCGCAGAAGCAGAAGCTGATTGCAGTCTGTCAACGGATTTTGCGTCCCAATCTGACTTTCAATAAAAATGAAACCGAGTCACGCAAACAACAGGCGCTGGAAGCCGTTGCCCCGGTTTTGTTTCAGGTGAAAAAAGGAGAAATGATCGTCCGCGAGGGGGAGCGGGTGACTGCTGAGCAGATTCAGGAATTGCGTGCCCTCAGCGAATTGGGGAATGAGCCGGGGAATCAACGCACAGCGGTCGGAATGTTTATCTGTATCAACCTGTTGTTTTTTATCATGCATCGTTTTGCCGGACGCAATATTCGTAAATATAATCCCGGTAACCGCGATATCCTCTTTCTGACCGTTGTCCTGGCCGGACTTTTTGTCCTTATCAAAGTCTCGATCTTTGTTTCGACCGCCCTCGAAGGGACGCTCCCTGCGATCGATGGTGCCAGTTATTATTACGTGATCCCCTTTGCTGCCGGGGCAATGCTGGTGCGGATTGTACTCAACTCTGAAATTGCCCTGTTTTTCACGCTGTCAGTCGCTCTTCTTGCCGGGGTTCTCTTTGGCAACAGCCTGTTTATTACCCTTTATGTGTTTCTGGGCAGTCTGGTTGGCGCACACGGGGTGCGCCAGTGTAAACAACGCACGACCCTTTATCGGGCCGGATTGATTCTGTCCCTTGCGAACGTTTCTCTGGTTCTCGGTTTACACCTGTTGAGCGGGCGTGGATTTGAGGTGCAACTGCTGTATAAACTCGGTTTTGCGCTTGGCAACGGGCTGGTGTGTGCGGTGATTGTCAATGGCACGGTCCCGCTGGTTGAATACCTGTTTAAATACACCACTGATGTCAAGTTGCTTGAGTTGGCGAACATGAACACGCCGATTTTGCGCGAATTGATGATTCAGGCGCCCGGCACCTATCACCATTCAATTATTGTCGGCAATCTGGTCGAGGCGGCGGCTGAAAAGATTAACGCGAATCCTTTGCTGGCCAGGGTGGCTGCTTATTACCACGACATCGGCAAGATCAAAAAACCACTGTATTTTGTTGAAAACATCAGGGGGGGAGAAAACCGGCATGACCGTCTCGCCCCTTCGATGAGTGCCTTGATTCTGATTTCACATGTCAAGGATGGCGCCGAAATGGCGCGTGAGATCAAGCTGGGAGAAGCTCTGGTCGATATCATCCGTCAGCACCATGGGACGGGTCTGATCAAATTTTTCTACGAAAAGGCCAAGACCCAGTCCGGGACAGACATGCCGGCGATTAATGAACAGGATTATCGTTATCCCGGGCCGAAACCGCAAACCCGGGAGGCGGCGCTGATCATGCTCGCCGACGCCGTTGAGGCCGCCAGCCGGACCCTGGCCGATCCGACCCCGGCACGCATTCAGGGGTTGGTGCAGAAAATTATCAATAATATCTTTAACGACGGACAGCTCAATGAATGTGAACTGACCCTGAAAGACCTGCATAATATCGCCAAGAGTTTCAATCAGATTCTGGGCGGGATTTTTCATCAGCGGATTGACTACCCCGAACCGGCCTTTAAAGAGCGCGACAAAGACGCAACGAGAAAGAAAAATGGCGACGATTCACCTCGAGAACCGACAAAAGAAACACAAGATACCAACGTTACTGCTGAAGCGGGCCGCAAGGAAGATCTTAAACGCCTTGGCATGTCCTGACGCGGAACTGTCAATCATTATTGTCAGCGACGACGCAATCCACGCTTTGAACAAAGCCTATCTGCAGCGTGATCGGCCGACGAATGTCATCTCATTTCCGATGCAGGAAGGTGACGGCGTCGGGGTGCACCCCACCTTGCTCGGAGATGTTGCCATCTCGGTCGATACGGCAACGCGTGACGCCCTCGAAGCCGGAATCGATCCGCTGCGTGAACTGATTTTCCTTCTGCTGCACGGTATACTGCACCTGCTGGGATATGATCATGAGCGCGGCGATGAATGTGAAGCCCGGATCATGGAAGCAAAAGAACAGGAAATCTTTCGCTTGATTGAAACCGAAATGTTGACTGCCACAGATCATGCCTGAGCAGGTTTTGACCGGGGAAGACTCGCTGCCAATCTATCAATCAGTGTATCGATCTTAAAGGGGCTCTTGTGGGTAAAGAAGAAAAGCACTTATTCCCGCTCTGGAAACGTTTTTTTCTGTTGCTTTCTGGTGGGCCGCGTCCCGCCTTAACGGAAAAAGAACTCCAGGAAATTATTGAGAAATCCGAGGCCGAAGGCGTTATCAACGAAGATGAAGGGGAGATGCTTCACTCGATCTTTACCCTTGGCGAGACGATTGTACGTGAAATCATGGTACCGCGAACCGACATGGTTTGTTGTGCGGTCGAAGCTGGCGTTAGCGAGGTTCTCAAGTCAATTATCGATGCCGGGCATTCCCGTATTCCGCTCTATGCGGGGAGTGTCGACCGGATCGTCGGTGTCGTTTACGCCAAGGACTTGCTCAATTACTGGGGGGTTGACAATGCTGAGATTAATCTCGGCAAGGTCATGCGCGAGCCTTATTTTGTCCCTGAAACCAAGAATATTGAGGAACTCCTTCAGGAATTTAAAGTCAAACGCGTTCATCTGGCGATCGCCGTCGATGAATATGGCGGAACTTCCGGGCTGATTACGATTGAAGACCTGCTGGAAGAGATCGTCGGGGATATTCAGGACGAGTTTGATCGGGAAGAAGATCTGCTGATTGTCGAGTCGGATGGTAACGTGCTGGTCGATGCCCGCATGAGTCTGGAGGAGTTTGAAAACTATTTCAAGGTGGAAATATTGCGGGACAAGATCGATTCAGTCGGCGGGTATCTGTGCCAGATTTTTGGTTACCTTCCCAAATCGGGAGAGGAAGTTGTTGATCAGGGGCTGC
This Desulfuromonadaceae bacterium DNA region includes the following protein-coding sequences:
- a CDS encoding hemolysin family protein is translated as MDLKGALVGKEEKHLFPLWKRFFLLLSGGPRPALTEKELQEIIEKSEAEGVINEDEGEMLHSIFTLGETIVREIMVPRTDMVCCAVEAGVSEVLKSIIDAGHSRIPLYAGSVDRIVGVVYAKDLLNYWGVDNAEINLGKVMREPYFVPETKNIEELLQEFKVKRVHLAIAVDEYGGTSGLITIEDLLEEIVGDIQDEFDREEDLLIVESDGNVLVDARMSLEEFENYFKVEILRDKIDSVGGYLCQIFGYLPKSGEEVVDQGLRMSVVESDARSIRKVRVTPLDPSDTLPVA
- a CDS encoding HDIG domain-containing protein; the encoded protein is MMTKNERKAEKESPLKIWWAGFWREKAGPESRSQRYFLLFLLTFFLTWVILPKGGFAPVHYAPGDVASRDVKAPLEMLIPDEGLTAKKRQEAADAVRPLYDYDARAGTELEKKLIQILRLVAAESAPGEKNFEALAQQVTVLLGDSLSIEEIRWLDGLPKTPEFIEAVRTAINAVLRSKIVTNRRLFSADVERGVVLRNLQSQQEDVVKGGEGILDLASAQTLLQERLTQIDGLSRAQKQKLIAVCQRILRPNLTFNKNETESRKQQALEAVAPVLFQVKKGEMIVREGERVTAEQIQELRALSELGNEPGNQRTAVGMFICINLLFFIMHRFAGRNIRKYNPGNRDILFLTVVLAGLFVLIKVSIFVSTALEGTLPAIDGASYYYVIPFAAGAMLVRIVLNSEIALFFTLSVALLAGVLFGNSLFITLYVFLGSLVGAHGVRQCKQRTTLYRAGLILSLANVSLVLGLHLLSGRGFEVQLLYKLGFALGNGLVCAVIVNGTVPLVEYLFKYTTDVKLLELANMNTPILRELMIQAPGTYHHSIIVGNLVEAAAEKINANPLLARVAAYYHDIGKIKKPLYFVENIRGGENRHDRLAPSMSALILISHVKDGAEMAREIKLGEALVDIIRQHHGTGLIKFFYEKAKTQSGTDMPAINEQDYRYPGPKPQTREAALIMLADAVEAASRTLADPTPARIQGLVQKIINNIFNDGQLNECELTLKDLHNIAKSFNQILGGIFHQRIDYPEPAFKERDKDATRKKNGDDSPREPTKETQDTNVTAEAGRKEDLKRLGMS
- the ybeY gene encoding rRNA maturation RNase YbeY; amino-acid sequence: MATIHLENRQKKHKIPTLLLKRAARKILNALACPDAELSIIIVSDDAIHALNKAYLQRDRPTNVISFPMQEGDGVGVHPTLLGDVAISVDTATRDALEAGIDPLRELIFLLLHGILHLLGYDHERGDECEARIMEAKEQEIFRLIETEMLTATDHA
- a CDS encoding PhoH family protein, which translates into the protein MGNNNNEKFASTDPALAGLLFGQQNQHLKKIERLLDVRISSNGLDVSITGDAAQAKIARRLLEELQSLLVAGYPLYPADIDYAVRVLCQDSSARLKEIFLDTVFVSARNKIIAPKSLAQKSYLDAMRSFDVVFGVGPAGTGKTYLAMATAVAYLKKKEVSRILLARPAVEAGERLGFLPGDIAEKVNPYLRPLYDALFDMLGLEQGQELIEKGVVEVAPLAFMRGRTLNDAFVILDEAQNTTAEQMKMFLTRIGLGSRAVITGDITQIDLPTGKGSGLVEARRILQGVDGISFNYFTDQDVVRHPIVQSIVQAYERDQRSIRKKSDAFS